GAGGGTGAAGCCCGCGCGGCCGTGCATCTGGCGCGCGATCAGCTTGGTCTTGGTGTTGACGCCCTCGGTCGGTCCGTTGCTGTACGGGAGTGTGAACGCGGCGATCACGGCGTCGAGGTCGCGCTCCAGACCCCGAGTGAAGGCGTCCAGATGCGGCAAACCGGCAGCGTGGACCTGGGTGATCCAGAGCTCGAGCGCGTCGGCATTTCCCGCGGTGTGCTTCAGGAGCGGGGCAAAGTCCCTGATGCAAGCGGCCAGTTCGGTCATCTCGGGGCAGGCAGCGGTGAGCTTGGCCAGGAGGTCGTGCTGCTCGGCCTTGAGGTTGTCGGGCCTGGTGAGGAGCATCCGGGCGAGCCTGCGGTCGGCGTCCGCGCGGCCTTGGTTGATGTACTTGTGTAGAAGGTTGAGGCAGCCCGTGAAGCCGAGGGCTTTGATCTCTTCGAAGAGGTGCCCGACGGGGACGCCGGGGTCCTCGGCCCGCTGTTTACGCAGGTGCTCGCGGTAGGGATCGACCAGGCTGGCGCGGTACTTGGGGACGCGGAGCATCCTCTCGGGCCGATCAGCGCGGGCGTAGCGTTTGACGGTGTTCAGAGCCAGTTGAAGTCGGCGGGCGCATTCGAGCAGGCCCACGCCCTGGTTAAGGAGGTCGTGGACCTGGTGCCAGCGCTCCAGGGTGGTCTGTGCACGGGGTCCGTCATACAAGGGCGCGTCCAGCACTGTGGCCCAGCAGTTGCTGTGCGCCTTGACCTCGCTCAGGGCGGCTTCGCACAGGTTGTGCCATATATGCCAGCGATCACCAACCTGCACCGCGTCGGGCAGGGCACGGCGAATCGCCTCGGCGTAGGTCGCGGAGCCGTCACGGCATACGACCTCGACGCCCGGATGAGCGCGCAACCATGTCTCCAGGGTGTCGGCCGTGCGGTCGGGCAGCACGTCGATCCGCTTGTGGGTCTCGGCGTCGATCACCACGGTGGCATAGCGGTGCCGTCGGCGCAGAGCGAAGTCGTCGACGCCGATCACACGGGGTATTCGCTCGGTGGGCAGGGGGATGCGCAGCAGGGTGCGCAAGGCGGTATGACGCGAGACGCCCACCGCGCGTATCGCCGGCAAACGAGCCCCTGCTCGGCCCGCTAACTCCTTGACTACAGACTTGACTTGGCTGGTCAGACGAGCCGTGCGGCGCTGGTATCGCTCCAGCACTCCGGGCACCTGCTCACGGAACGTGTGACGGCAACCGCGCGTGGGACACACCAGACGCCGCACCCGCACACGGACTACTGCCCGTCGCCCGTCCACCGGTACGTCGGCCACCGTCCGCAGATGAAAGCCATGCACCCGCCCGGACGGCGCCCCGCAGCCCGGGCACGGCACCGTGTTCGCCGGCGTCCGTGCTCGCACCAGGATCCGCTCGCCCTCGTCGGTCACGTCCTCGATGACCAGCGGCGACAGTCCCGAAAACACCACATCTACAAGCTCGTTGACATCTCGCACGTGATTGTCAACGACCCTGCCAACCCTCCGTCACCACCGAAAGTGAGACAGGGCCGTTGATTGGACAGTCCCGGGCGGCAGCGTGACGTCGCGCTACTGCGTCCGGGTAGGCGTGATTGTAGAAGGTGAAGTTGCCCGGAACGTTGTGCGTCCCGGTCAGCATGCGCGGGACGCAGTCGCGAAGCTCCTGGGAGAGTTGCAGGTCTCAGCTGTCTCAGGCCGCGGTCGTCGGGTTCGCTGATTCGGCGGCGCGGCGGTATTCGGCGTTGATGCGCTGGGCCTCTTCGAGCTGGTCTTCGAGGATGACGATGCGGCAGGCGGCCTCGACGGGGGTGCCCTGATCGACAAGCTCACGCGCGCGGGCCGCGATGCGCAGCTGGTAGCGGGAGTAGCGGCGGTGGCCGCCCTCGGAGCGCAGCGGGGTGATCAGGCGGGCTTCGCCGATGGCACGCAGGAAGCCCTGGGTGGTGCCGAGCATGGCGGCGGCCCGGCCCATCGTGTAGGCGGGGTAGTCGTCGTCATCGAGACGGCCGAATGAATCGTCTGCTGTCATTACACCTCTCTGTGGAACGCGTGGAGGGGCCCTGGTGCCGTATGGCACCAGGGCCCCGAAGGAACTGCTACACCATCTGCCGGCCCTGGTACTGCGCCGGCCTTCTGTGTCCGCTGACCCGACCTGGGAGTTGTCGGGAATGCGGGGATCGCGGTTGCTTGACCGGAGACCACCTCACTATCGATGTCCTGCGGTACCCGGGCTCAACACTCCACCCGGGCGATCCTGATGGCGCTCAACTCCTCCGTTCTTCCCTCTTGATCAACTACTTACCAAACGGGAACTGCGGAACTGCGTACTGCTGGTACTACGAACTGCTCGTGGCCTCGAACAGCGCCACTCTTCGGCAGCCAGCCCCGTCGCCCGTCCTGCATCTGCTCTGGCTTAGAACCCCACTGCCGAACCTCCCGGCACGCGCGCCCGCAGCTGACGCCTTCACCGAGGTACTGCTCACTGACTTCACTGCTGAGTACTGCGAACTGCACTTACGGGTACTGCCACGGCGGCCCCTGATTACTGCGAGCCGCCCGGTCCGGTCGCCAGTCCCGTCGCCGTCCTGCAACAACCCTGGCTTCGAAACTCCGCCACCGCACCGTCCTGCCAACTGCAACTGCATGTACTACTGACCGGCAGTTCGTCTCTGCCAGGCCCTGCTCGATCTCGGCTACGAGAGAAACCATAGCCACACCGCCACCCAATGTCTACTCCGGTCAACATAGATTTCTGCGTGGTCGACGGTGAGATATTCGGCATCGAACAGCAGAGGGGCGAGAGCAAGGCCCGCCACCTGCACTGACGACCAAGTCCGTCGCGCCGAGGGCTGCACTGCCGGCCCCACGGCCATGAGGGCCGGTTGGGAGGTGACCCCACCCCCAGGTGTTGGATCATGAAGCACTGCCAGGCGGGAGCCCGAGGCGGACGCGGTCGCGGTGCGCCGACCAGTGACGGCCAGGCAGGCCCTGGCCGATCCGGGAGCAATCCGCAGACACGGTGCGACTGGGCATGGGCCAGCGCGTCAGGCTGGCCGGCGCCGCCGGGCGGAGGTATCCACCCAGCTACGCCGACGTCGTCCCGCTGCTCCCCCACCGTTCAAACAGCGCTGAGCCGCCACAGCAGTCCCCGCGCATTTCCCCTGGACCTGGCATGGTCATGCGGCTTGGGTGAGTTCTGCCTGACCGAACAGCAGGGCGTATCCGGGCGGAAGCTGGGTGAGGATGCGGCCCAGGAGAACGGCGCCGGCCAGGTGGCCGACGACAGCGAGGACGGCTCCGGTGTCCCAGCGGGCGGTCGCGGGGGTGGCCGCTGTGCGGGTGGCCAGGTCCTTGACGAAGCCCCAGCCGGTGAGTGGCTGACAGTCGGGGATCTGGCTTGCGAAGACGTGTGCGGCCTCTGAGGGGAGGCAGGCGGCGAGGTCGACGCGTTCGTTGCCGGTGAGCTGGCGGCCCAGGGCCGCCAGCACGGTGCGCGTGACGTCTTCGGCCCGCTCCCGGGTGGGATACGCGCCTTCGTAGCGGATTCTTTCCACCATCTGCTGAAACGTCATGCCGGGCCGGGCAGCGGTCGATTCACGCAGCGGAAGCATCGGAGGTGGTTGCCTTTCTCGTTCAAGGGCGTTTTAGCCGGCAGGGTGGGCCAACGTTGGCTGGCCTGCCCCGCTAATTTGTGTGAGCGGCGCACGCTCACGGGCTTAGGTGGGTTCGGGATGGCCGAAGAGGAGGTCGTATCCCGGGGGCAGTTGGAGCAGGATGCGGTCGGTGAGGTCCTCGCCGGCCGCATCGGCGGTCACGCTCAGTACGGCGCTGACGTCCCAGGTCGCGGTCTGCTCGGTGGCTCCCTCGATCCACGCCGCAGTCGCTCGCACAAACCGCTCGGGCGAGAGCGGCTCGGTGGCCTGCAGCGGGTTGAGAAGGATCACGGCGAAGGTCTCCGGGAGGCGGGCAGCCAGCTCGGCCCGGACTTCACCCACCAGATGCGCGCCCAGCAGCGCCAGAACGGTGCGTGCGGAGCGTTCGGCTTCCTGGGGGGTGGCGTACTTACCGCTTTCCTGCACGTGGCCGAGGAATGCTTCCCATCGCATGGCCACCACTTCTCCTTCTGCATCGTTGCGCGAAGGACGGAGTGCGGAGGACGGGGCTGAAAGGAGAGGTCGAGGCCCGTCCTCCGCCGTAGGTGCGGTCGGGAGCTGGCTCCTCAGCCGCTGATCTGCCTGTGGTCGGACTCCCCGCCGATTGCGATCTTGCGAGGCTTGGCGCGCTCGGCGATCGGGATGCGCAGTGTCAGCACCCCTGCTTCGTAGTCGGCGGTGATGCGCTCGGTGTCCAGGGTGTCGGCCAGCACCAGCTGCCGGGAGAAGACGCCCAGAGGCCGCTCCGAGAGCTCCATCTGCACGTCGTCCGCCTTCGCGGCCGGGCGGCGCTCGGCCCTGACGGTGAGCATGTTCCGCTCGACGTCGATGTCGATCGCATCCTTGGCGACACCGGGCAGGTCGAGGGCGATCACGTACTCCTCGCCCTCGCGGTAGGCGTCCATCGGCATCGCCGAGGGCCTGGACCAGGTGCCGGTCACCCCCGTCAACTGCTGGGCGAGCCGGTCGAGTTCGCGGAACGGGTCAGTGCGCATCAACATCACGAAACACCTCCACAGGTCTGGCAGAAACTGCCAATGCGCTTCACCTGACACCGTTGTAACATGTCATCCAACCGATGACAAGCGAAACGTCATCCAAAGGGTGACGCGCCTGAGAGGATCTCCATGGCCGCTTCTCCCAAGCGCCGTGCCCCCACCTCGTTCCCCGCCGCCGCGGCAGCGCTGAGCACCATCGACGACGCCGTCCGCGCCGCCCAGACCGGCCAACACCCGCAGGACGGGCAAGCCAGTGGGGACCAGGCCCTGGCCGCGCTCCTCCTCCTGCGTGAACTGCGCGAACAGCTCGCGGAATGGGAACCTGGCCTGATCGAGGCAGCCCGCGCCGCCGGCACCAGCTGGGCCGACCTCGCCCACCCCCTGGGCGTCGCCAGCCGCCAGGCCGCGGAGCGACGCTACCTGCGCGTACGCCCCGGAGCCCCCGGCACCACCAGAGAACAACGCGTACAAGCCACCCGCAGCGACCGCGCCGCCCACCGCACTCTCACCGCCTGGGCCCGGACCAACGCCGCCGACCTGCGACAGCTCGCCGGCCAGATCACCGCCCTCACCGACCTCCCCACCCAGGCCCAGCCGCCGCTGGCCCGCCTCACCGAAGCCCTCGCCGACAACGACGCCGCCCACCTCATCAACCCACTCGCCGACACCCACATCCACCTCAAGGCCGGCCACCCCGAACTGGCAGCACGCATCGAAGCACTCACGCGCCGCACCGGCCGCAGCGACGACCGTTAGCCAAAAGCGCGCCGGCAAGGGAAATCGCAGACCGCGCCGTGAACGCGAGACCATGCCAGCAGGCGACGCTCGCGGGCGCCCGGGTCAAGGACGACAGTTGGGCTCCTGAACTTCCGGCTTGTTGCGGCAACACCCGTCGGCCTGAGTCAGAACCAGGAGGGTCCGGCGTTGACGTACGGGTTCTCCAGGGACGCCGCCTCCTCGTCGGTCAGCTCGAGCGTGAGTGCGTCCACGGCCTGCTGAAGGTGGTGGGAATTGGTAGCGCCCACGATGGGGGCGGAGATCAGCGGGTTACGCCGCACCCAGGCGAGGGCGATCTGGGCCATGGGCACGCCGCGGGTTTCGGCGAGTTGCTGTACGGCATTGATGACGGGTTCGTCGTGCGGATTGTCGAAGGACTGCACGACGTGGTCGGTGGTGGAGCGGGTGCTCTGCTCGCCGACGGGGCGCGCGAGACGCCCCTTGCCATTCGGGGAGTACGGCACAAGTCCCACGCCCATGTCGCCGCACATGGCCATCAGTTCGGGCTCGTCCTGGCGGCGCAGCAGGTTGTACTGGTTCTGCATGGACACGAAGCGGGTCCACCCGCCGAGGTCGGCGGCGTGCTGAAGTTTGGCGAACTGCCAGCCGTACATCGAGGAGACGCCGAGGTAGCGGACCTTGCCAGCCTTGACGACGTCGTGCAGGGCCTCCATCGTCTCCTCGACCGGTGTCTCGTCGTCGAAGCGGTGGACCTGGTACAGGTCGATGTAGTCCGTGCCAAGGCGGGTCAGGGAGGCGTCGACCTTTTCCAGGATCGCCTTACGGGACGGGCCCTCGCCGCCGGGGCCGTCGTGCATCTTGCCGCGGACTTTCGTGGCCAGGACGATGTCCTCGCGGCGGGAGTACTCGCGGATGGCGCGGCCGACGATCTCCTCGGAGGTGCCGGCCTGGTAGACGTTGGCGGTGTCCCAGAAGGTGAGGCCCAGCTCGACGGCCTGCCGGAAGAACGGCGCGGCCTTGTCCTCGGTCAGCGCCCAGGGATGGGCGCCGGGAACGGTCGGGTCGCCGTAGCTCATGCAGCCCAGGGCGAGCTGGCTCACCTTCAGACCGGTGGTACCGAGGCGGACGTATTGCATGGTCATGCTCCTAGGAGGAATTGCTGCCTCACCGGGGCGCCCATCTCGGGGGCGCCCCACTCCAGACCGGCGTCGGTAAGGCCAGTGTTGTTGTCAGTGGGTGGTGTATCCGCCGTCGACGGGGAGCGCGACGCCGATGACGAAGCTGGCGGCCGGGCTGCACAGCCACAGGGCTGCGGCGGCTACCTCTTCGGCTTGGCCGAGGCGTCCGATGGGCTGCTGCTTCATGATCTCGGCCATAGCCTCGGCCTGGCCTTCGAGCATGTCGGCGACCATCGGGGTCTCGATCACGCCGGGGAAGATGGCGTTGATGCGGATTCCCTTGGGGGCGTATTCGACGGCGGCGCTCTTGGTCAGGCCGATCACGCCATGCTTGGAGGCGTGGTAAGCGGCGCGCTCGGGCAGGCCGACCAGCCCGCCCAGGGAAGAGCAGTTGACGATCGCGCCGGAGCCCTGGGTGCGCATCTGGCGCAGTTCATGCTTCTGCGCGGCCCACACGCCGCGCAGATTGACGGCGTTGACGCGGTCGAAGTTCTCGGCCGACTCATCGGGTGCTTTTCAAGGCCGATGCCGAGCGGATGCGCGAGGGCGTGAGGCCGTGGACGTTTGTCGCGAGCGGAGCCCCGTTCCACGAGGACCTCTTGGTGCGGACGGACGCGGCCTCGGTGGAGGCCTGTTTGGCGGTCTGCATTCCCCGATTGCGCGCATTCGGCCTGGTCATCCCGGAGTCTGGGGCATGAGCGAGAGCCACGTGGACCGTCTGGCGAACGGCAACCCCCTCGTCGGCACCTTATGCACCATCCCGGACCCGAGCGTGGTGGAGATGGTGGCTTCCTCAGGGTTCGACTTCGTGTGCATCGACACGGAGCACTCTCCCGTCGGCCGCGCGGGCGTGGAGTCCTTGGTTCGTGCCGTCGATGTCGCGGGCCGGCCCGCGCTAGTACGGGTCGCCGACAACCGCCCCGAGCTGATCGCCGCCGCGCTGGACAGCGGGGCGGCCGGGGTCGTCGTGCCCCGGATCGACACCGCGGCCGACGCGGAGCGGGCGGTGCGTGCCACGCGCTATCCGCCGCTGGGCGAACGCGGCGGTTACCCCGGGCGCGCGTCCTGGTTTAACCAGGACCTGGCCAGCTACATGGCCCGTGCCAACGACGATCTTCTGCTCGTGGCCCAGGTGGAGAACCCGGCCGCCCTCGGCCATGCGGAGGCCATCGCGGCGGTGCACGGCATCGACGCTCTCTACGCCGCTCCCGGTGACCTCTCGGTGGCGATCGGCGCCACAGGGCAGGCGCTGGAGTCCGCGCTGCGCTCGGTGGTGCGGGCGGCTCGGACACACCACCGCACGGCCGGTCTGTTCCAGCTGGATCCCGGCCGCATCGACCAGTGGCACGCCGATGGTGTCGGACTCTTCTTCCTGGCCGCCGACTCGCTGTTCCTGTCCGAAGCGGCCCGCGCTGCCGCCCGCTCGGCACTCAGCCTGCGCGGCTGAGTTGACATCAGCCACGGTGTACTCAGCGTCAACTCAGCCCAGGGCGGCTCGTACGCGGGCATGACGAATCGCCCCCTCCCGCCCGAACGGGGGCGTTGCAGTTCGGGGCTCATGCGTACTGCTGGCGCTGCCGAAGACGGACGCGACGGCAAGGACGACACGGTCCGCTGCGGCAGTGGTCGTCAGGGGCTTGCGGGGACCATCTCCGCAGTGCCCTGGGACCGCGCGGTCTTTCCTGCTTCGAGAGTGCAGGGATCGACGGCTGCGAGCGGTGAGCCGACTCGGTAGGGGCATTCGGGGTCGTCGAGCCGGTTGGGTCGATCATGCGGCAGCAAATGGAAGGTGCGGCGGGCGAAAGGGCCGCTGTCGGCGCTGCGCAGCGCTTTGGGGGTGAGGTTGGTGTAGCCGATGAGTCGGCCGTCGCGCTCGTAGCGCGGCTTGCCCTTGTGGGTGCTGAGCTTGTCGAGGGCCTGGCGGACGTAGTCGAGGTCGGCTCCAGCGCTCCCGGCGGGCCTCCAGCAGCATGGCGACGCCCGGGAAATCCGGCCACTTCGACGGGGGCCACCACGCACGCGAGACCACGCGCTGCGGGACGGACGCGAACGCCTCGAGCTCGTCGGCGACCAGGTGCAGGGCGCGCTCCAGGACCGCATCGAGCAGCCACTCGGGCACGATGGGGAGCTCGCCGAACTCGGACATGGCACTCCCGTCCCTGAAGGGCGAAGCGGCTCTGCTTCGCCGTGCCGTGGTGTGCCACCAGCGTCGTGCCGGGGACGAGTCCCCGGCAACGGCTCTTCCGCCGGGCGGAAGCCGGAGAATGTCGGAGGTCCCTAATCATTGACCTCCACAATTATTGCGCTCTACATTCCACGCATTCGCCGGCACTCCCCGGCGACACCCCCGCCCTCCCTCGGAACCCCCGCAGAACGGAGCGCCTCATCGTGCCTGCACCCTTGCCCCGTACCCTCGCCGCGCTCGGCGCCGCGCTGCTCCTCACCCTCGCGGCCCCGGCCGCCGCCGAGGCCGACATCGCGGAGGCCGCCCGGCACGTGACCGGAACCCTGGCCGATGACGCGACCTGGATCGCGGACGTCCCCGCCCACTGGAACGGAACCCTCGTCCTCTTCTCGCACGGCTTCGGCCCGACTGTCGCCCAAGACGCGCCCACCCCCGCGGTGCGCTCCCAACTCCTTGCCGAGGGTTACGCGTTGGCGGGCTCCTCCTACGATCCGCACGGCTCCATGTGGGCTCTGGAGAGCGCCGAGCGCGACCAGTTCGCCACGCTCGACGCGTTCGCCGCCGCGGTGGCCCGCC
This DNA window, taken from Streptomyces sp. NBC_01445, encodes the following:
- a CDS encoding type III effector protein — protein: MAASPKRRAPTSFPAAAAALSTIDDAVRAAQTGQHPQDGQASGDQALAALLLLRELREQLAEWEPGLIEAARAAGTSWADLAHPLGVASRQAAERRYLRVRPGAPGTTREQRVQATRSDRAAHRTLTAWARTNAADLRQLAGQITALTDLPTQAQPPLARLTEALADNDAAHLINPLADTHIHLKAGHPELAARIEALTRRTGRSDDR
- a CDS encoding DUF2267 domain-containing protein, whose protein sequence is MLPLRESTAARPGMTFQQMVERIRYEGAYPTRERAEDVTRTVLAALGRQLTGNERVDLAACLPSEAAHVFASQIPDCQPLTGWGFVKDLATRTAATPATARWDTGAVLAVVGHLAGAVLLGRILTQLPPGYALLFGQAELTQAA
- a CDS encoding HpcH/HpaI aldolase family protein, translating into MSESHVDRLANGNPLVGTLCTIPDPSVVEMVASSGFDFVCIDTEHSPVGRAGVESLVRAVDVAGRPALVRVADNRPELIAAALDSGAAGVVVPRIDTAADAERAVRATRYPPLGERGGYPGRASWFNQDLASYMARANDDLLLVAQVENPAALGHAEAIAAVHGIDALYAAPGDLSVAIGATGQALESALRSVVRAARTHHRTAGLFQLDPGRIDQWHADGVGLFFLAADSLFLSEAARAAARSALSLRG
- a CDS encoding aldo/keto reductase, yielding MQYVRLGTTGLKVSQLALGCMSYGDPTVPGAHPWALTEDKAAPFFRQAVELGLTFWDTANVYQAGTSEEIVGRAIREYSRREDIVLATKVRGKMHDGPGGEGPSRKAILEKVDASLTRLGTDYIDLYQVHRFDDETPVEETMEALHDVVKAGKVRYLGVSSMYGWQFAKLQHAADLGGWTRFVSMQNQYNLLRRQDEPELMAMCGDMGVGLVPYSPNGKGRLARPVGEQSTRSTTDHVVQSFDNPHDEPVINAVQQLAETRGVPMAQIALAWVRRNPLISAPIVGATNSHHLQQAVDALTLELTDEEAASLENPYVNAGPSWF
- a CDS encoding ISL3 family transposase → MRDVNELVDVVFSGLSPLVIEDVTDEGERILVRARTPANTVPCPGCGAPSGRVHGFHLRTVADVPVDGRRAVVRVRVRRLVCPTRGCRHTFREQVPGVLERYQRRTARLTSQVKSVVKELAGRAGARLPAIRAVGVSRHTALRTLLRIPLPTERIPRVIGVDDFALRRRHRYATVVIDAETHKRIDVLPDRTADTLETWLRAHPGVEVVCRDGSATYAEAIRRALPDAVQVGDRWHIWHNLCEAALSEVKAHSNCWATVLDAPLYDGPRAQTTLERWHQVHDLLNQGVGLLECARRLQLALNTVKRYARADRPERMLRVPKYRASLVDPYREHLRKQRAEDPGVPVGHLFEEIKALGFTGCLNLLHKYINQGRADADRRLARMLLTRPDNLKAEQHDLLAKLTAACPEMTELAACIRDFAPLLKHTAGNADALELWITQVHAAGLPHLDAFTRGLERDLDAVIAAFTLPYSNGPTEGVNTKTKLIARQMHGRAGFTLLRHRILLG
- a CDS encoding DUF2267 domain-containing protein produces the protein MRWEAFLGHVQESGKYATPQEAERSARTVLALLGAHLVGEVRAELAARLPETFAVILLNPLQATEPLSPERFVRATAAWIEGATEQTATWDVSAVLSVTADAAGEDLTDRILLQLPPGYDLLFGHPEPT
- a CDS encoding MerR family transcriptional regulator, whose amino-acid sequence is MTADDSFGRLDDDDYPAYTMGRAAAMLGTTQGFLRAIGEARLITPLRSEGGHRRYSRYQLRIAARARELVDQGTPVEAACRIVILEDQLEEAQRINAEYRRAAESANPTTAA
- a CDS encoding DUF6009 family protein, yielding MRGGPRRSGRISRASPCCWRPAGSAGADLDYVRQALDKLSTHKGKPRYERDGRLIGYTNLTPKALRSADSGPFARRTFHLLPHDRPNRLDDPECPYRVGSPLAAVDPCTLEAGKTARSQGTAEMVPASP
- a CDS encoding Hsp20/alpha crystallin family protein, producing MLMRTDPFRELDRLAQQLTGVTGTWSRPSAMPMDAYREGEEYVIALDLPGVAKDAIDIDVERNMLTVRAERRPAAKADDVQMELSERPLGVFSRQLVLADTLDTERITADYEAGVLTLRIPIAERAKPRKIAIGGESDHRQISG